From a region of the Haematobia irritans isolate KBUSLIRL chromosome 4, ASM5000362v1, whole genome shotgun sequence genome:
- the LOC142236694 gene encoding uncharacterized protein LOC142236694: MLILNSCLIILALSSSAQAVLKSCVCEPGPDGPPGPPGIQGEKGDQGYQGYQGVQGPQGPPGPPGPKGDTGPRGEPAPNRGPTGPPGPPGNPGVCNICQPNLPRSRDVDIEALYEPNTIYMVTENGQLAPVRKLQPTPALRSLVEEFKRSLDDDEEDPRDVVYVG; this comes from the exons ATGCTGATTTTAAATTCCTGCTTAATAATCTTAG CCTTGAGCTCTTCTGCTCAAGCTGTCCTCAAATCTTGTGTTTGTGAGCCAGGACCCGATGGCCCCCCAGGACCTCCAGGTATCCAAGGAGAAAAAGGAGATCAGGGATATCAAGGTTATCAGGGTGTACAAGGACCCCAAGGTCCTCCTGGACCACCTGGACCCAAAGGCGATACTGGTCCTCGTGGTGAACCTGCCCCCAATAGGGGACCCACTGGACCTCCTGGTCCTCCCGGAAATCCTGGTGTTTGTAATATCTGCCAACCAAATTTACCCAGATCTCGTGATGTCGATATCGAAGCATTATATGAGCCCAATACAATTTACATGGTGACGGAAAATGGTCAATTAGCCCCAGTTCGTAAGTTACAACCCACTCCGGCATTGAGATCATTAGTCGAAGAGTTCAAAAGATCATTGGATGACGATGAAGAGGACCCCAGAGATGTGGTTTATGTTGGATGA